In Lycium ferocissimum isolate CSIRO_LF1 chromosome 11, AGI_CSIRO_Lferr_CH_V1, whole genome shotgun sequence, a single genomic region encodes these proteins:
- the LOC132037205 gene encoding uncharacterized protein LOC132037205 codes for MTYLTRRFHKIIKKNGGFTKTGSSRRNFRGNDNCCHKCGKPGHFMKDCPQNKRFKRKEVTDELVEQALAAWGNSSSEFEDENDQGDTSMMANEDEATKNELINMLIAESNTDDEDKERNFLDIKKNLKVYSQKKLISLSSVLIDAYHVRSTEKGVALIK; via the exons ATGACCTATCTTACTCGGAGGTTTCATAAGATAATCAAGAAAAATGGTGGATTCACCAAGACTGGAAGCTCTAGAAGAAACTTCAGAGGAAACGATAACTGCTGTCACAAATGTGGAAAACCTGGCCACTTCATGAAGGATTGTCCTCAAAACAA GagattcaaaagaaaagaagttacTGATGAGTTGGTGGAGCAAGCGCTTGCTGCATGGGGAAATTCCTCTAGTGAatttgaagatgaaaatgatcaAGGGGACACATCAATGATGGCCAATGAAGATGAAGCAACTAAAAATGAGTTAATAAATATGCTCATAGCTGAATCTAACACAGATGATGAGGATAAGGAGAGAAACTTTCTTGACATAAAGAAAAACTTGAAAGTTTACTCTCAAAAGAAGCTGATATCACTATCAAGCGTGTTAATTGATGCGTATCACGTTCGTTCCACCGAGAAGGGTGTTGCCCTAATCAAGTAA